Proteins encoded in a region of the Acidobacteriota bacterium genome:
- the galE gene encoding UDP-glucose 4-epimerase GalE, translating to MNILVAGGAGYIGGVMSELLLERGHNVCVYDNLSHGYRDAVPVAAHWVEGDVGDREKLERVFAEQRIEGVIHMAAFIEVGESVREPHKYLENNTLRAVALLQAMERAGVRLLVLSSTAAVYAPSAQPLAETAPLAPASPYGLSKLYLERLLAWYASRGLHYYALRYFNAAGATAQRGERHQPESHLIPLVLEAAAGERAEIQIFGDDYATPDGTCIRDYIHVCDLAEAHLLALDALRAEAAAGAAAGPLPDLAARAFNLGNGAGFSVREVIAAAEKVCGRPIPQRSSPRRSGDVDRLVADSTRMRALGWQPRLSDLETMIASAWSWKQIKRR from the coding sequence ATGAACATTCTGGTGGCCGGAGGCGCGGGTTATATCGGCGGCGTCATGAGCGAGCTGCTGCTGGAGCGCGGGCATAACGTCTGCGTCTACGACAACCTGTCGCATGGCTACCGCGACGCGGTGCCCGTGGCCGCGCATTGGGTCGAGGGCGATGTGGGCGATCGGGAAAAACTCGAGCGCGTTTTCGCCGAGCAGCGCATCGAAGGCGTCATTCACATGGCGGCCTTCATCGAGGTGGGCGAGTCGGTGCGCGAACCGCACAAATATCTGGAGAACAACACTTTGCGCGCCGTGGCCCTCTTGCAGGCCATGGAGCGCGCCGGCGTGCGCTTGCTCGTGCTCAGTTCGACCGCGGCCGTCTACGCGCCCAGCGCGCAGCCGCTGGCCGAAACTGCACCGCTCGCGCCCGCCAGCCCCTACGGCCTGAGCAAGCTTTATCTCGAGCGCCTGCTGGCCTGGTACGCCAGCCGCGGCCTGCACTATTACGCCCTGCGCTACTTCAACGCGGCCGGCGCCACGGCGCAGCGCGGCGAACGGCATCAACCGGAGTCGCACCTGATCCCGCTGGTGCTGGAGGCGGCGGCGGGCGAGCGCGCGGAGATCCAGATTTTCGGCGACGACTATGCCACGCCGGACGGCACCTGCATCCGCGACTACATTCACGTGTGCGACCTGGCCGAGGCGCATCTGCTGGCGCTCGACGCCCTGCGCGCGGAAGCGGCAGCCGGCGCCGCGGCGGGCCCTCTGCCGGACCTTGCCGCGCGCGCCTTCAACCTCGGCAATGGCGCCGGGTTTTCCGTGCGGGAAGTCATCGCAGCGGCCGAAAAAGTCTGCGGCCGGCCCATACCGCAGCGGTCATCTCCGCGCCGCAGCGGCGACGTGGACCGGCTGGTGGCCGACAGCACCAGGATGCGCGCGCTGGGCTGGCAGCCGCGTCTGTCCGATCTGGAAACCATGATCGCCTCCGCCTGGAGCTGGAAGCAGATAAAGCGCCGCTGA
- a CDS encoding agmatine deiminase family protein translates to MAALDLTRPPGPQGFHMPAEWAPHAATWLAWPHKEASWPGKLDRIPPIFAAMVRALAPGERVRICVADAAMEAAARAQIGDVAEVEFFHIANNDAWIRDHGPIFLNRADSGQAIVDWGYNAWGGKYPPFDLDDTVPSRIGDALGLPVFHPGMILEGGSIDVDGEGTLLTTEACLLNPNRNPQLQRTQIEARLRDYLGVETILWLGEGIVGDDTDGHVDDLTRFVAPGVVVTALERNAGDANAAPLAANLERLRSLRDARGRRLDIHTLPMPAPVEWEGQRLPASYANFYIGNETILLPQFACRQDEAAARVLEALFPARRVVGLDCRDLVWGLGAFHCLTQQQPRAWRSGRNAGAP, encoded by the coding sequence ATGGCGGCCCTCGACCTTACGCGACCGCCGGGTCCGCAGGGCTTCCACATGCCCGCCGAGTGGGCGCCGCATGCGGCTACCTGGCTCGCCTGGCCGCATAAAGAAGCTAGCTGGCCGGGCAAGCTGGACCGCATCCCGCCAATCTTTGCCGCCATGGTGCGGGCGCTGGCGCCCGGCGAGCGCGTGCGCATCTGCGTGGCGGATGCGGCGATGGAGGCGGCGGCACGCGCGCAGATCGGTGATGTGGCCGAAGTCGAGTTTTTTCATATCGCCAACAACGACGCCTGGATTCGCGACCATGGACCAATTTTTCTGAATCGAGCTGATAGCGGTCAGGCCATTGTCGATTGGGGCTACAACGCCTGGGGCGGGAAGTATCCGCCGTTCGATCTGGACGATACCGTGCCGTCGCGGATTGGCGACGCCCTCGGGCTGCCGGTTTTTCATCCGGGCATGATTCTCGAGGGTGGCTCGATCGACGTGGATGGCGAAGGCACCTTGCTCACCACCGAAGCCTGCCTGCTCAACCCCAACCGCAATCCACAATTGCAGCGCACGCAGATCGAAGCGCGGTTGCGCGACTACCTGGGCGTGGAAACAATTCTGTGGCTGGGCGAGGGCATCGTGGGCGACGACACCGACGGCCACGTGGACGACCTCACCCGCTTCGTGGCGCCCGGCGTGGTGGTCACCGCGCTGGAGCGCAACGCCGGGGACGCCAACGCCGCACCCCTCGCCGCCAACCTGGAGCGCCTGCGCAGCCTGCGCGACGCGCGCGGCCGGCGCCTCGACATCCACACCCTGCCCATGCCGGCGCCGGTGGAATGGGAAGGCCAGCGTTTGCCCGCCAGTTACGCAAATTTTTATATCGGCAACGAGACCATTCTGCTGCCCCAATTCGCCTGCCGCCAGGACGAAGCCGCGGCGCGCGTGCTGGAGGCGCTGTTTCCCGCGCGCCGCGTGGTGGGCCTCGACTGCCGCGACCTGGTCTGGGGCCTGGGCGCCTTCCACTGCCTCACGCAACAGCAGCCGCGCGCCTGGCGGAGTGGACGCAACGCCGGGGCGCCGTAA
- a CDS encoding carbon-nitrogen hydrolase, translating into MARVVNIALLQAKASSDPQGNVARTVNGIEQAAAGGADIVCTQELFRTPYLCQVEDIERFALAEPIPGPTTEALAAAAKRTGVVVIASLFERRAAGIYHNTAVVIDADGTLRGRYRKMHIPDDPLYHEKFYFTPGDLGFQRFATAKGPLGVLVCWDQWFPEAARLTAMAGAEILFYPTAIGWHPAEKEEYGERQLDAWITAQRAHAIANGVFVAAVNRVGLEHDPGLPQGNGIEFWGNSFIADPSGRMLAQGSADQEEIVMAACDLDEVETVRQNWPFLRDRRLDAYQDLTHRLRD; encoded by the coding sequence ATGGCGAGGGTGGTCAATATTGCGCTGCTGCAGGCGAAGGCCAGCTCGGATCCGCAGGGGAATGTAGCGCGGACAGTGAATGGCATCGAGCAGGCAGCCGCGGGCGGAGCCGACATTGTCTGCACGCAGGAGCTGTTCCGCACGCCGTATCTTTGCCAGGTCGAGGATATCGAGCGGTTCGCGCTCGCCGAGCCGATTCCGGGACCGACTACCGAGGCGCTGGCGGCGGCGGCGAAACGCACTGGCGTGGTGGTCATCGCCTCGCTGTTCGAGCGCCGCGCCGCGGGCATCTATCACAACACCGCGGTGGTGATCGATGCCGATGGCACGCTGCGCGGACGCTACCGCAAGATGCACATTCCGGACGATCCGCTGTATCACGAGAAGTTTTACTTCACGCCGGGCGATCTGGGCTTCCAGCGCTTTGCAACCGCGAAGGGACCGCTCGGGGTGCTGGTGTGCTGGGATCAGTGGTTCCCCGAGGCCGCGCGGCTGACCGCCATGGCGGGCGCAGAAATTTTGTTTTACCCGACCGCCATCGGCTGGCATCCGGCGGAAAAGGAAGAATACGGCGAGCGCCAGCTTGATGCCTGGATCACGGCGCAGCGGGCGCACGCCATCGCCAACGGCGTCTTTGTGGCCGCCGTCAATCGCGTCGGTCTGGAGCATGACCCCGGACTGCCGCAGGGCAACGGGATTGAATTCTGGGGCAATAGCTTCATCGCCGATCCCAGCGGCCGGATGCTGGCGCAGGGATCGGCCGATCAGGAAGAAATCGTGATGGCGGCCTGCGATCTCGACGAAGTGGAAACCGTGCGCCAGAACTGGCCGTTCTTGCGCGACCGCCGCCTGGACGCTTATCAGGACCTCACCCACCGGCTGCGCGACTGA
- a CDS encoding thioredoxin-dependent thiol peroxidase, translated as MQAGDRAPSFSLPDQSGQVRKLSDFRGHPLVLYFYPRASTSGCTVEAQEFRDHYATFRRRGIAIAGASPDTVAAQKKFADNESLPFPLLADAERALCETYGVLQPKSMYGRKFLGVVRTTFLIDSKGVVRAVLEKVKPAGHAEEVLEAIKTLGLA; from the coding sequence ATGCAAGCCGGCGATCGCGCTCCCTCGTTTTCGCTTCCCGATCAAAGCGGCCAGGTCCGCAAGCTGAGCGATTTCCGCGGCCATCCGCTGGTGCTCTATTTTTATCCGCGCGCCAGCACCTCCGGCTGCACCGTGGAAGCGCAGGAGTTCCGCGATCATTACGCCACCTTTCGCCGCCGTGGTATCGCCATCGCCGGGGCCTCGCCCGACACGGTTGCCGCGCAGAAGAAATTCGCCGACAACGAATCTTTGCCCTTTCCCCTGCTCGCCGATGCCGAGCGCGCGCTCTGCGAGACGTACGGCGTGCTGCAGCCCAAGAGCATGTATGGCCGTAAGTTCCTGGGGGTGGTCCGTACGACTTTCCTGATCGACAGCAAGGGCGTCGTACGCGCGGTGCTGGAGAAGGTCAAACCGGCGGGTCACGCCGAAGAAGTCCTCGAGGCCATCAAGACACTGGGTCTCGCCTGA
- a CDS encoding pyridoxal phosphate-dependent aminotransferase: MTGAGPRAAAPLDPLGARQGWGPWPSPARAQGYNEQQPFCMFSARTAWPLEPNRLHQLAEQCRGDGSLIDLTISNPTRCGFEYPAELVAALAQPTALTYTPQPLGREPARAAVAAYYRERGLAVASDRVALTASTSEAYSHLFRLLCNAGEAVLMPSPSYPLFELLAGAQDVRLHAVPMLYDQGWLLDMAMLERAPDDVRALLLVHPNNPAGNYIQPQEWRAVQALAAARGWAVVVDEVFYDFAMPPGAPVALDFTACPALTFLLNGCSKLSALPQMKLAWISVFGPAAQVRTAWARLEMLLDLYLSVSTPVQLAAPVLLEARRVMQPQILRRLCENLHTLDAALTRLPAIERFPVAGGWSVLLRLPRIHSDAEWAERLVERAGVLTHPGHFYGLEMESCLALSLLLPPEVFAAGVARMAKEMA, from the coding sequence ATGACTGGCGCGGGGCCCCGAGCGGCTGCGCCGCTCGACCCGCTTGGCGCCCGGCAGGGCTGGGGCCCGTGGCCCAGCCCCGCCCGAGCGCAGGGCTACAATGAACAGCAGCCCTTCTGCATGTTTTCCGCGCGCACCGCCTGGCCCCTCGAACCCAATCGCCTGCATCAGCTTGCGGAGCAGTGTCGTGGCGACGGCAGCCTCATTGATCTCACGATTTCCAATCCCACCCGCTGCGGGTTTGAGTATCCGGCTGAGCTCGTGGCGGCGCTTGCCCAGCCCACGGCGCTCACCTACACGCCGCAGCCGCTGGGCCGGGAGCCGGCACGCGCCGCGGTCGCCGCCTATTACCGTGAACGCGGGCTGGCGGTTGCGAGCGACCGCGTCGCGCTCACCGCCAGCACCAGCGAAGCCTACAGCCATCTGTTCCGGTTGTTGTGCAACGCCGGCGAGGCGGTGCTAATGCCTTCTCCCAGCTACCCGCTGTTCGAGCTGCTCGCGGGTGCGCAGGACGTGCGGCTGCACGCTGTGCCGATGCTGTACGACCAGGGCTGGCTGCTGGACATGGCCATGCTTGAGCGGGCGCCCGATGACGTCCGCGCCCTGTTGCTGGTGCACCCCAACAACCCCGCCGGCAACTATATCCAGCCACAGGAGTGGCGCGCCGTGCAGGCGCTGGCTGCCGCACGCGGCTGGGCGGTGGTGGTCGATGAAGTTTTTTACGATTTCGCCATGCCGCCCGGAGCGCCGGTGGCCCTGGACTTCACCGCCTGCCCGGCCCTGACTTTTCTGCTGAACGGCTGCTCGAAGTTGTCAGCGCTGCCGCAAATGAAGCTGGCCTGGATCAGCGTCTTTGGGCCTGCCGCGCAGGTGCGCACCGCCTGGGCGCGGCTGGAGATGCTGCTGGATTTGTACTTGTCGGTCAGCACGCCGGTGCAGCTTGCCGCGCCGGTGCTGCTCGAAGCGCGGCGGGTGATGCAGCCGCAGATTCTGCGCCGGTTGTGCGAGAATCTGCATACGCTGGATGCGGCTCTCACGCGACTGCCCGCGATCGAACGCTTCCCCGTGGCTGGCGGCTGGAGCGTGCTGCTGCGCCTGCCCCGAATCCACAGCGATGCGGAGTGGGCGGAACGGCTGGTCGAACGCGCCGGTGTGCTCACCCATCCGGGACATTTCTATGGCCTGGAGATGGAGAGCTGTCTGGCGCTGAGTCTGCTGCTGCCGCCGGAGGTGTTTGCCGCGGGTGTGGCGCGCATGGCGAAGGAGATGGCATGA
- the metH gene encoding methionine synthase produces the protein MLDAQARRVALYAALRQRILVLDGAMGTMLQQRQLTAADFGGPALEGCNENLVRTRPDVLLDIHREYLDAGADIIETDSFGSTSIVLGEYGLQAHAREISRIAAQLARQAADAASTPARPRWVAGSMGPTTKAITVTGGVTFEQLRAAFREQAEGLVEGGADLLLVETCQDTRNIKAALLGIEDAGQALGVKIPVMVSGTIEAMGTMLAGQSAEALWVSLEHADLLSIGLNCATGPEFMTDHVRTLHTLSHRYISCYPNAGLPNEEGKYRETPESLAHQMQRFVQHGWVNLIGGCCGTTPAHIAALAAMAAGQTPRLPPAPSPRAFFSGIETVEADDATRPLIIGERTNIVGSRLFKRLVAEEKWEEASEIARRQVKNGAHIIDVCLQSTEREEIGDIPPFYEKLIRKIKVPVMIDTTDARAVELSLTYCQGKGLINSINLEDGEEKFERICPLARRYGAALVVGCIDEDKLQAQAFTRERKLAIAQRSVALLTEKYGIPAHNIAIDPLVFPCATGDENYIGGAVETIEGVRLVKENLPGVKTVLGISNVSFGLPAAAREVVNSVFLYHCTKAGLDLAIVNAEKLERFASLPAEERALAEALLFNAPVESVAPGAPADWRQQTKQQRARLNQHHIAAIAEHFRAPRASKAAAVESLPLDERLGRYIIEGTKDGLVADLERKRAEGATPLEIINGPLMTGMAEVGRLFNNNELIVAEVLQSAEAMKAAVTHLEQFMEKSESATKGSIILATVKGDVHDIGKNLVDIILSNNGYRVVNLGIKIPPEQLIEAYQREHPDAIGLSGLLVKSAGQMAVTAGDLRDAGITAPLLVGGAALSERFTTTRIAPEYTGPVCYAKDAMSGLSLLNTLMDPAGRARLAAPAPPRANIVLPVPAPEVPMSTRRSRKVSADLPIPTPASLERFVRDVPQLQEVWSYLNLLMLYGHHLGFKGNFEKALAQRDPKALEMAQLVEDLQREAAEILHVRAVWQFFPAEPDGNSIHLFAADAPAGAIPLHSFHFERQRKEDGLCLADYVLPPRSVDERLVRDHLALLVVTAGAGVRERAEAARQAGRYVYSHGLQVLALETAEATAEWLHRRIREDWGFPDPPEMTMKDRHTSRYRGKRYAFGYPACPNLNDQAGIWKLLRPDEIGVHLTDGMMMEPEASTSALVFHHPACAYYSISDEAAGRAVPLGA, from the coding sequence ATGCTCGATGCTCAAGCCCGTCGCGTTGCCCTTTATGCCGCTTTGCGCCAGCGCATTCTGGTGCTGGACGGCGCCATGGGCACCATGCTGCAGCAGCGTCAGCTCACCGCTGCCGATTTCGGCGGTCCGGCGCTTGAAGGCTGCAACGAGAATCTGGTACGCACGCGGCCGGACGTTTTGCTCGATATTCACCGCGAGTATCTCGATGCGGGCGCGGACATCATCGAGACCGACTCCTTCGGCTCGACCAGTATCGTGCTGGGTGAATACGGCCTCCAGGCCCATGCGCGCGAAATCAGCCGTATCGCGGCGCAGCTCGCCCGCCAGGCCGCCGATGCGGCGTCCACGCCGGCGCGGCCGCGCTGGGTCGCTGGGTCGATGGGGCCGACCACGAAAGCGATCACCGTCACCGGCGGCGTGACCTTCGAGCAACTGCGCGCGGCCTTCCGCGAGCAGGCCGAGGGGCTGGTCGAAGGCGGCGCCGATCTGCTGCTGGTCGAAACCTGCCAGGATACGCGCAACATCAAAGCCGCGCTGCTCGGCATCGAGGATGCGGGGCAAGCGCTCGGCGTCAAGATTCCGGTCATGGTCTCGGGCACCATCGAGGCCATGGGCACCATGCTCGCCGGACAATCGGCCGAGGCGCTCTGGGTTTCGCTCGAACACGCGGATCTGCTCTCGATCGGCCTGAACTGCGCCACCGGTCCGGAGTTCATGACCGATCATGTGCGCACGCTGCATACCCTCAGCCACCGCTACATCTCCTGCTATCCCAACGCCGGCTTGCCCAACGAGGAAGGCAAATACCGTGAGACGCCGGAGTCGCTGGCGCACCAGATGCAGCGCTTCGTGCAGCACGGCTGGGTGAACCTGATCGGCGGCTGCTGCGGCACCACGCCGGCGCATATTGCCGCCCTCGCCGCCATGGCTGCCGGTCAGACGCCGCGCCTGCCGCCGGCCCCTTCGCCGCGCGCCTTCTTCAGTGGCATCGAAACCGTCGAGGCGGACGATGCCACCCGGCCCCTGATCATCGGCGAGCGCACCAACATTGTGGGTTCACGGCTGTTCAAGCGGCTGGTGGCGGAAGAAAAGTGGGAGGAGGCGAGCGAGATCGCCCGCCGCCAGGTCAAAAACGGAGCCCACATTATTGACGTTTGCCTGCAGAGCACCGAACGCGAAGAGATCGGCGATATTCCGCCGTTTTACGAAAAACTCATCCGCAAGATCAAAGTGCCGGTGATGATCGATACCACCGACGCCCGCGCGGTTGAGCTTTCGCTCACCTATTGCCAGGGCAAGGGTCTCATCAACTCCATCAACCTGGAAGATGGCGAGGAGAAGTTCGAGCGCATCTGCCCGCTCGCCCGCCGCTACGGCGCGGCGCTGGTGGTGGGCTGCATTGATGAAGACAAGCTCCAGGCGCAGGCGTTTACGCGCGAGCGCAAGCTGGCCATCGCCCAGCGCTCGGTCGCGCTGCTCACCGAGAAATACGGTATTCCGGCGCACAACATCGCCATTGATCCGCTCGTTTTTCCGTGCGCCACCGGTGATGAAAACTACATTGGGGGCGCTGTCGAGACCATCGAGGGCGTGCGTCTGGTGAAAGAAAACCTGCCGGGCGTGAAGACCGTGCTGGGCATCTCCAACGTTTCCTTCGGGCTGCCGGCGGCGGCGCGCGAAGTGGTCAACTCCGTCTTCCTGTATCACTGCACCAAAGCCGGCCTCGATCTCGCCATCGTCAACGCCGAAAAGCTGGAACGGTTTGCTTCGCTTCCCGCCGAGGAGCGGGCGCTGGCCGAAGCGCTGCTGTTCAACGCGCCGGTGGAAAGCGTCGCGCCGGGCGCGCCCGCCGATTGGCGCCAGCAAACGAAGCAGCAGCGGGCGCGGCTCAACCAGCACCATATCGCCGCCATCGCCGAGCATTTCCGCGCCCCGCGCGCCTCCAAGGCCGCCGCCGTCGAATCGCTGCCGCTCGACGAGCGCCTGGGCCGCTACATCATTGAAGGCACCAAAGACGGTCTGGTCGCCGATCTCGAGCGGAAGCGCGCCGAGGGTGCCACCCCGCTGGAGATCATCAACGGCCCACTCATGACCGGCATGGCCGAGGTGGGGCGGCTGTTCAACAATAACGAGCTGATCGTGGCCGAAGTGCTGCAATCGGCCGAAGCCATGAAGGCCGCGGTGACGCACCTCGAGCAGTTCATGGAGAAATCCGAGTCGGCCACCAAGGGCTCCATCATCCTGGCCACGGTCAAGGGCGATGTGCACGACATCGGCAAGAACCTGGTCGATATCATCCTGTCCAACAACGGCTACCGCGTCGTGAACCTGGGCATCAAAATCCCTCCCGAGCAGTTGATCGAGGCCTATCAGCGCGAGCATCCCGACGCCATCGGCCTGTCGGGGCTGTTGGTGAAAAGCGCCGGCCAGATGGCGGTCACCGCCGGCGACTTGCGCGACGCCGGCATCACCGCCCCCTTGCTGGTCGGCGGCGCCGCGCTTTCGGAGCGCTTCACCACCACCCGCATCGCGCCCGAATACACCGGTCCCGTCTGCTACGCCAAAGACGCCATGAGCGGCCTTTCGCTGCTGAACACGCTCATGGATCCGGCCGGTCGCGCGCGCCTCGCCGCGCCGGCGCCGCCACGCGCCAACATCGTGCTCCCGGTGCCCGCGCCGGAAGTACCCATGAGCACGCGCCGCAGCCGTAAGGTCAGCGCCGATTTGCCCATCCCCACGCCCGCCAGCCTGGAGCGCTTCGTGCGTGATGTGCCGCAGCTTCAGGAGGTCTGGAGCTACCTCAATCTGCTGATGCTCTACGGCCATCACCTCGGCTTCAAAGGCAACTTCGAAAAGGCCTTGGCGCAGCGCGATCCCAAAGCGCTGGAGATGGCGCAGCTCGTCGAGGACCTCCAGCGCGAAGCCGCCGAAATCCTGCATGTCCGCGCCGTCTGGCAATTCTTTCCCGCCGAGCCTGACGGCAACAGCATTCATCTGTTTGCCGCCGACGCCCCCGCCGGCGCTATTCCGCTGCACAGCTTCCACTTCGAGCGGCAGCGCAAGGAAGACGGCCTCTGTCTTGCCGACTACGTCCTGCCGCCGCGCAGCGTCGATGAACGCCTCGTTCGCGACCACCTCGCCTTGCTGGTTGTCACCGCCGGTGCGGGCGTGCGCGAACGCGCCGAAGCCGCCAGGCAGGCCGGCCGCTACGTCTACTCGCATGGCCTGCAAGTGCTGGCGCTCGAAACTGCCGAGGCCACCGCAGAATGGCTGCACCGCCGCATCCGCGAGGACTGGGGCTTCCCCGATCCGCCGGAGATGACGATGAAAGACCGGCACACCTCCCGCTACCGCGGTAAGCGCTACGCCTTCGGTTATCCCGCCTGCCCCAATCTCAACGATCAGGCCGGCATCTGGAAACTGCTGCGCCCCGACGAAATCGGCGTGCACCTGACCGACGGCATGATGATGGAACCGGAGGCCTCAACCAGCGCCCTGGTTTTCCATCATCCCGCCTGTGCCTATTACTCCATCAGCGACGAGGCAGCCGGCCGGGCCGTCCCGCTGGGAGCCTGA